A stretch of the Mycobacteroides immunogenum genome encodes the following:
- a CDS encoding DUF1326 domain-containing protein, whose translation MTATETYDWNLKGDWFDVCSCKLPCPCSFAQEPTHGDCLFTLVWHVSEGHWGDVDLSGLGVVAQGEFQGNMWIGDPDATMKLMFYIDEDADARQRIALERIFTGKEGGWPAEFASLIEELRGIEYVPINFAKADDLASWSAEIPGKVDLRVEALTGPTADPSRRVTTVNAPGAEVGPGQTATWGVVKKDHSVGFEWSHEHRGASSKHFPFDWRPDGTVPAGAKESAQAQQGGCCCSH comes from the coding sequence ATGACAGCGACGGAAACCTACGACTGGAACCTGAAGGGTGACTGGTTCGATGTGTGCAGTTGCAAGCTGCCGTGCCCGTGCAGCTTCGCGCAGGAGCCGACTCACGGTGACTGCCTGTTCACCCTGGTGTGGCATGTCAGTGAGGGACATTGGGGCGATGTCGATTTGAGTGGCCTGGGCGTGGTTGCTCAGGGTGAGTTTCAAGGCAACATGTGGATCGGTGATCCGGACGCGACGATGAAGTTGATGTTCTACATCGACGAGGATGCCGACGCCCGTCAGCGCATCGCGCTCGAACGGATCTTCACCGGTAAGGAAGGTGGCTGGCCCGCCGAATTCGCAAGTCTCATCGAGGAGCTACGCGGCATCGAGTACGTACCGATCAACTTCGCCAAGGCCGACGATCTCGCGAGTTGGAGCGCTGAGATTCCTGGCAAGGTGGATCTGCGCGTCGAGGCGTTGACTGGTCCGACTGCCGACCCGAGTCGCCGGGTCACCACCGTGAACGCGCCGGGAGCGGAGGTAGGTCCGGGACAGACCGCGACGTGGGGTGTGGTGAAGAAGGACCACTCCGTCGGATTCGAATGGTCACACGAGCACCGCGGCGCCTCGAGCAAGCACTTCCCCTTCGATTGGCGCCCCGATGGCACGGTGCCAGCGGGCGCGAAGGAGTCTGCCCAGGCTCAGCAGGGTGGATGCTGCTGCTCGCATTAG
- a CDS encoding flavin-containing monooxygenase: protein MCDAVVIGAGQAGLATAKALVDKGIRPVIVEAGSEPGGAWQHYYDSLALFSPARYSGLVGSPFPGDPDRYPSRDEVVVYLRDYAKRLDVDIRTNCRVLGVRGETHGYGVLTGGDMFISPMLIAATGTYGSPFIPRVSGADTFSGGQLHAARYRAAGAFAGQRVVVVGAGNSAVQIAAELAETAVVTLASRRYPRLVPQRPLGFDMHFWYSRTGLDIAPVGPWLPRRPNAPVFDAGVYREALESGRPDWRKMFTRMDGDSVVWADGSTESVDTVIWATGYRPDFGYLAGLGAVDARGVPSHRNGVSTTQPGLGFVGLEWQRSLSSATLRGVGRDAAFVVDRLSRRCYPSMPNSVAPLP, encoded by the coding sequence ATGTGTGACGCCGTGGTCATTGGTGCCGGGCAGGCGGGTCTCGCGACTGCGAAAGCATTGGTCGACAAGGGAATACGCCCGGTTATCGTAGAGGCGGGCAGCGAGCCGGGTGGTGCGTGGCAGCACTACTACGACAGCCTCGCCCTGTTCAGTCCGGCACGATACTCCGGCCTGGTGGGTTCGCCGTTCCCAGGCGACCCCGATCGCTATCCGTCGCGGGATGAGGTCGTCGTGTACCTGCGCGACTATGCGAAGCGGCTCGACGTGGACATACGAACGAATTGCCGCGTGCTAGGAGTCCGTGGGGAGACGCATGGCTATGGTGTGCTGACCGGCGGCGACATGTTTATCTCGCCGATGCTGATCGCGGCCACGGGTACCTATGGAAGCCCTTTTATCCCAAGAGTTTCTGGAGCTGACACGTTCTCTGGTGGCCAGTTGCACGCGGCGCGGTATCGCGCGGCAGGGGCTTTCGCCGGCCAACGTGTGGTGGTGGTCGGAGCGGGAAATTCTGCGGTCCAGATTGCGGCCGAACTCGCGGAAACGGCGGTGGTCACGTTGGCCAGCCGCCGTTATCCACGTCTGGTGCCGCAACGACCGTTGGGGTTCGACATGCATTTCTGGTATTCGCGGACGGGTCTCGATATCGCGCCGGTGGGGCCATGGTTGCCGCGCCGCCCGAATGCGCCGGTCTTCGACGCCGGCGTGTACCGCGAAGCGCTCGAATCAGGGCGCCCGGATTGGCGAAAGATGTTCACCCGCATGGACGGCGATTCGGTGGTGTGGGCGGACGGCAGCACAGAATCTGTCGATACCGTCATCTGGGCGACGGGTTATCGGCCGGACTTCGGCTACCTGGCAGGCTTGGGCGCGGTTGACGCCAGGGGCGTCCCGAGCCACCGCAACGGGGTGTCGACCACGCAACCGGGTCTGGGATTCGTCGGGTTGGAATGGCAGCGATCCTTGTCCTCGGCGACGCTGCGGGGTGTGGGCCGAGACGCTGCTTTCGTCGTCGACCGCTTGTCTCGCCGGTGCTATCCGTCAATGCCGAACAGCGTTGCGCCGTTGCCGTAG
- a CDS encoding PPOX class F420-dependent oxidoreductase, translating to MAFRPDEIAFMRQADLGRLATVGPDGSPQVSPVGFAYNEQLGTIDISGYRMSRSRKYRNIIHNNRVAFVVDDIPSRAPWRVRCLEIRGTAQPAVSPAARGAAGDELDTAIIRITPGRIISFGIDDPDTDPHLLAADNRDV from the coding sequence ATGGCCTTCAGACCCGATGAGATCGCATTCATGCGTCAAGCCGACCTCGGTAGGCTTGCCACCGTCGGACCAGACGGCTCGCCTCAGGTGAGTCCGGTGGGATTCGCATACAACGAGCAGCTGGGCACCATAGACATATCCGGCTATCGGATGAGTCGAAGCCGTAAGTACCGCAACATAATCCACAACAACAGGGTGGCTTTTGTGGTGGATGATATCCCATCGCGAGCACCCTGGCGGGTGCGCTGTCTGGAGATTCGCGGTACGGCCCAACCTGCTGTGTCTCCGGCGGCACGGGGTGCCGCCGGAGACGAGTTGGATACCGCGATCATCCGGATTACCCCTGGTCGGATCATCAGCTTCGGTATCGATGACCCGGACACAGACCCGCACTTGCTTGCGGCCGACAACCGCGACGTCTAA
- a CDS encoding DedA family protein: MDMGLAPTDVMDPMYWLGEGGLFGGAVLAGVMVIVFIETGLLFPFLPGDTLLFSAGLIAAQPNSPVSIQVLAPCAALAALLGSQCGYFIGRRLGPALFKKEDARFFKQRYLTASRDFFDRHGPKTLLIAQFVGVVRTFTPVIAGMSGMRYPIFLLYNAIGSAAWGVGLTIVGYFLGNIAFVGEHLDIIILIIAVLSTLPAAATAAKVYLEKRRAVTENG; encoded by the coding sequence ATGGACATGGGTCTGGCGCCCACGGACGTCATGGATCCGATGTATTGGCTGGGCGAGGGCGGCCTGTTCGGTGGCGCTGTTCTGGCCGGTGTCATGGTCATCGTCTTCATCGAAACCGGCTTGCTCTTTCCGTTCTTGCCCGGGGACACCTTGCTGTTTTCCGCAGGACTGATTGCCGCGCAGCCCAATTCCCCCGTCTCGATCCAGGTGTTGGCACCTTGCGCCGCGCTTGCCGCGCTACTCGGGAGCCAATGCGGCTACTTCATCGGACGCCGCCTCGGCCCAGCACTGTTCAAGAAGGAAGACGCGCGGTTCTTCAAGCAGCGCTATCTGACCGCCTCTCGCGACTTCTTCGACAGACACGGACCCAAGACGCTGCTCATAGCTCAGTTCGTCGGGGTGGTACGTACATTTACCCCCGTCATCGCGGGCATGTCCGGCATGCGCTACCCAATATTCCTGCTGTACAACGCTATTGGCAGCGCTGCCTGGGGCGTGGGACTGACCATTGTCGGCTATTTCCTGGGCAACATCGCGTTCGTCGGCGAACACCTGGACATCATCATCCTCATCATCGCCGTCCTTTCGACCCTGCCCGCCGCCGCGACAGCCGCCAAGGTCTATCTGGAGAAGCGGCGCGCGGTCACCGAGAACGGCTAA
- a CDS encoding AMP-binding protein, translated as MEANAPAMVSGAIDYPALLRLGLEQIDFYDSRSHLYALPGADMVTAIRIRASELTNRGLRRGDRVAMIATSDEEYLATLLAVLLLGAVPCAIAPPPTPSRPESAGVAHLHAALAVLKPVMVITQARGAAAVEHPNVVLYDELTDADPIDWQLLSPAGPGDIHHIQLTSGSTSAPKAVMLTHSNVAHNSCAIAYGTRALRGRDRVFSWLPFYHDMGFIQVLSALLYGLRVGVMTPMGFLRDPTSWIRHMSHHGSTHTAGPPFAYRAVSDALGRADMPAGVDLSSLRHAYVGAEPIPYAVMREVAERLAPLGLRADALVPCYGMAETVLATSIALQPHPLSRTAFGRVFGRANPDDGQLVVSCGRAVDGLRLRILSPAGELLPDGAVGDIQVSGPSVMLGYLNPDGGVATPEDGWHDTGDRGYLAAGELFVVGRRKEMLIVRGRNLPPYDVEREIDGLSGAGGVSVVFSLRDDQRGRESVIAVVGTRVAVEEHEELRTRITGGVRAVFGFSLDDVVMVPARTIPRTTSGKRQRLTVRKAYLAGQLGD; from the coding sequence GTGGAGGCCAACGCACCGGCGATGGTTTCGGGGGCGATCGACTATCCGGCGCTGCTCCGCCTGGGGCTGGAACAGATCGATTTCTATGATTCACGAAGCCATCTGTATGCGCTGCCGGGCGCAGATATGGTTACTGCCATACGGATTCGTGCGTCTGAGTTGACCAATCGTGGCCTGCGGCGCGGTGACCGGGTGGCGATGATTGCCACCAGCGACGAAGAGTACCTGGCCACACTGCTGGCGGTGCTGTTGTTGGGCGCCGTACCGTGCGCCATCGCGCCTCCGCCCACTCCCTCGCGCCCGGAATCGGCCGGAGTGGCGCATCTGCACGCCGCGCTGGCAGTGTTGAAACCGGTCATGGTGATAACGCAGGCGCGGGGCGCGGCGGCAGTCGAGCATCCAAACGTGGTGCTGTACGACGAGTTGACTGATGCCGATCCGATTGATTGGCAGCTACTTTCGCCGGCCGGACCCGGCGACATCCACCACATACAACTCACCTCGGGCTCGACATCCGCTCCGAAGGCAGTGATGTTGACCCACAGCAATGTGGCGCATAACTCTTGCGCAATCGCCTACGGCACGAGGGCATTGCGTGGGCGAGACCGGGTGTTCAGCTGGCTGCCGTTCTATCACGATATGGGCTTTATCCAGGTGTTGTCCGCGCTCCTTTACGGTCTGCGGGTGGGGGTGATGACCCCGATGGGATTTCTGCGGGATCCGACATCCTGGATACGGCACATGTCTCATCATGGATCGACCCACACGGCGGGCCCGCCATTCGCCTATCGAGCCGTATCGGACGCGCTCGGTCGTGCCGATATGCCTGCCGGCGTGGACTTATCCTCCCTGCGTCACGCGTACGTGGGCGCCGAACCCATTCCCTACGCAGTGATGCGCGAGGTTGCCGAGCGGCTTGCCCCGCTGGGATTGCGGGCAGACGCACTGGTGCCGTGCTATGGCATGGCGGAGACGGTACTCGCGACAAGCATTGCACTGCAACCGCATCCGCTGAGCCGGACGGCGTTCGGGCGAGTGTTCGGGCGGGCGAATCCAGACGACGGTCAGCTGGTGGTGTCTTGCGGCCGGGCGGTGGACGGCCTGCGGCTACGCATCCTTTCACCCGCAGGTGAATTGCTTCCCGATGGTGCCGTGGGCGATATCCAGGTGAGTGGACCGTCTGTGATGCTCGGCTACCTGAATCCTGACGGTGGGGTGGCCACGCCTGAGGACGGATGGCACGACACCGGAGATCGTGGTTATCTGGCTGCCGGGGAACTATTCGTCGTGGGCCGACGCAAGGAAATGCTGATCGTGCGGGGGCGCAACTTGCCGCCCTATGACGTCGAGCGTGAGATTGACGGTCTGTCCGGTGCGGGTGGCGTATCCGTGGTGTTCTCCCTGCGAGATGATCAACGTGGCCGCGAATCGGTTATCGCCGTTGTCGGCACCCGGGTAGCCGTGGAGGAACACGAGGAACTACGTACCCGCATCACCGGTGGTGTCCGCGCGGTGTTCGGCTTCTCGCTCGACGACGTCGTCATGGTGCCGGCGCGTACGATCCCCCGGACCACCAGCGGAAAACGACAACGCCTCACGGTGCGTAAGGCGTATCTGGCGGGGCAGCTGGGAGACTGA
- a CDS encoding phosphoribosyltransferase — translation MFSDRRHAGRVLADILAPYRMQDTVVLALPRGGIPVGREIATALDVPLEVLVVRKLGVPGHEEYAMGAIASGGEVVVDDNIVRTMGITAPQFRDVANREKLELARRERMYLTHRGVEIDGKTVILVDDGIATGATMRVALMTIRKAFPARMVAAVPVAPRSAFRRFVSLVDDFVVASCPPRFQAVGDAYQDFHQISDEEVRALLSA, via the coding sequence ATGTTCAGTGATCGCCGGCACGCGGGCCGCGTGCTGGCAGACATCCTCGCGCCCTACCGCATGCAAGACACCGTGGTCCTGGCGCTACCGCGTGGCGGAATTCCTGTCGGACGGGAAATCGCCACCGCCCTTGATGTCCCGTTAGAGGTTCTGGTCGTGCGCAAGCTCGGCGTGCCGGGGCATGAAGAATATGCCATGGGAGCCATCGCCAGCGGCGGCGAAGTGGTAGTGGATGACAACATCGTGCGTACCATGGGAATCACTGCGCCGCAGTTCAGAGACGTAGCGAACCGCGAAAAGCTCGAGCTGGCCCGGCGCGAGCGGATGTACCTGACTCACCGCGGCGTGGAAATCGATGGCAAGACAGTCATCCTGGTCGATGACGGGATCGCGACCGGCGCAACAATGCGCGTGGCGTTGATGACGATCAGGAAGGCATTCCCCGCGCGGATGGTGGCAGCCGTTCCGGTTGCCCCGCGATCGGCGTTCCGCCGATTCGTTTCCCTGGTAGACGATTTCGTTGTCGCGTCGTGCCCGCCTCGATTTCAGGCAGTGGGCGACGCCTACCAAGACTTTCACCAGATCTCCGACGAAGAGGTGCGCGCACTGCTCTCGGCATGA
- a CDS encoding amidohydrolase family protein → MPLSAFDSEPVRQIWQQLGIPGIVDVHTHFMPKSVMDKVWAYFDSAGPLVGRPWPITYRAEESQRVATLREFGVLRFTSLVYPHKPHMAAWLNQWAGQFAAQTPDCIHTATFYPEPGAAEYVRAAIDSGAGVFKVHIQVGAFSPTDPLLAPVWGLIEEAAVPVVIHCGSGPAPGDFTGPDRIRALLKQFPRLCLIIAHMGMPEYSEFLDLCEQYDEVRLDTTMAFTAFSNEKAPFPESDYPRLVELGHKIYFGSDFPNIPYGYAEAITALRGLPGIDDNWMRAVLYGNGATLFGIDG, encoded by the coding sequence ATGCCCCTATCAGCCTTCGATTCCGAACCCGTCAGACAGATCTGGCAGCAGCTCGGAATTCCCGGGATCGTGGACGTGCACACCCACTTCATGCCCAAATCCGTCATGGACAAGGTGTGGGCCTACTTCGATTCAGCAGGACCGCTGGTCGGGCGCCCCTGGCCCATCACGTATCGCGCCGAAGAGTCCCAGCGCGTCGCCACCCTGCGCGAGTTCGGTGTCCTGCGCTTCACCTCACTGGTCTATCCACACAAACCTCATATGGCCGCGTGGTTGAACCAGTGGGCCGGCCAGTTCGCGGCGCAAACCCCGGACTGCATCCATACCGCCACCTTCTACCCCGAGCCCGGGGCCGCGGAATACGTACGTGCGGCGATCGATTCGGGAGCCGGCGTCTTCAAGGTCCATATTCAGGTCGGCGCCTTCTCCCCCACCGACCCTCTGCTGGCCCCGGTGTGGGGTCTCATCGAGGAGGCCGCCGTGCCGGTGGTGATCCATTGCGGTTCTGGCCCGGCACCCGGCGATTTCACGGGCCCCGATCGAATCAGAGCGCTGCTCAAGCAGTTCCCACGACTGTGCTTGATCATCGCCCACATGGGCATGCCTGAGTACAGCGAGTTCCTCGATCTCTGCGAGCAGTATGACGAGGTGCGGCTCGACACCACCATGGCCTTCACCGCATTCTCCAACGAAAAGGCGCCCTTCCCCGAATCCGACTATCCGCGCCTCGTCGAGCTGGGCCACAAGATCTACTTCGGCAGCGACTTCCCCAACATCCCGTACGGGTACGCCGAGGCGATCACCGCGTTGCGGGGGCTCCCCGGAATCGACGACAACTGGATGCGGGCAGTCCTCTACGGCAACGGCGCAACGCTGTTCGGCATTGACGGATAG
- a CDS encoding SDR family oxidoreductase: MTDHSLNGKTVLITGGGKNLGGLIARDLAANGAGAVAIHYNSPSSKDAADETVAAIQATGAKAVAFQGDLTTGDAVSKLFADTVAAVGRPDIAINTVGKVIKKPFTEITEEEYDSASAVNAKSAFLFLKEAGKHVNDNGKIVTLVTSLLGAYTPFYAAYAGTKAPVEHFTRAASKEYGERGISVTAVGPGPMDTPFFYPAEGEDAVAYHKTAAALSPFSKTGLTDIEDIAPFIRFLVSDGWWITGQTILINGGYTTK; this comes from the coding sequence GTGACGGATCATTCGCTAAATGGTAAGACAGTACTCATCACAGGTGGTGGTAAGAATCTGGGTGGACTGATCGCTCGGGATCTCGCCGCCAACGGAGCCGGGGCAGTCGCGATCCACTACAACAGCCCGTCGAGCAAGGACGCCGCGGACGAGACGGTGGCTGCGATTCAGGCGACCGGCGCCAAGGCGGTGGCATTCCAGGGCGACCTGACCACCGGAGATGCGGTAAGCAAACTCTTTGCGGACACCGTCGCGGCCGTGGGCCGGCCCGATATCGCCATCAACACGGTCGGCAAGGTGATCAAGAAGCCGTTCACCGAAATCACCGAGGAGGAGTACGACTCGGCCAGTGCGGTCAACGCCAAGTCGGCGTTCCTGTTCCTCAAGGAGGCAGGCAAGCACGTCAACGACAACGGCAAGATCGTTACGCTCGTGACATCGCTGCTGGGCGCGTACACCCCCTTCTATGCGGCATACGCAGGTACCAAGGCGCCCGTCGAGCATTTCACCCGCGCCGCCTCGAAGGAGTACGGGGAACGCGGTATTTCGGTGACAGCCGTAGGCCCTGGTCCGATGGACACGCCCTTCTTCTATCCCGCGGAGGGTGAGGATGCCGTGGCGTACCACAAGACGGCCGCCGCGCTGTCCCCGTTCTCCAAGACCGGACTCACCGATATTGAGGACATCGCCCCGTTCATCCGGTTCCTCGTCAGCGACGGCTGGTGGATCACCGGGCAGACCATCCTGATCAACGGCGGCTACACCACCAAGTAG
- a CDS encoding acyl carrier protein, which yields MTGTVVIPEDTEIIGVLRDALSKLLPPEDLAQVDLAAVEAGTALLSLPIDSVVLMALMNELEDQFAVFIPEEEAFAFTVVGDIGAFIRQRLRDKAKRRQQA from the coding sequence ATGACCGGCACCGTGGTAATTCCGGAAGACACCGAGATCATCGGCGTGCTGCGTGACGCACTGAGCAAGCTGCTCCCGCCGGAAGATCTGGCGCAGGTAGACCTCGCTGCCGTGGAGGCCGGTACTGCGCTGCTCAGTCTTCCTATCGACTCGGTGGTGCTGATGGCGCTGATGAACGAATTGGAAGATCAGTTCGCGGTGTTCATCCCGGAAGAGGAGGCATTTGCCTTCACTGTGGTGGGCGACATCGGTGCGTTCATTCGTCAGCGTCTGCGCGATAAGGCGAAACGCCGCCAACAGGCATGA
- a CDS encoding LysR family transcriptional regulator, with amino-acid sequence MSGITEGSSLADLLDSRRLFQFVVAAEAPTLAAAAAQLFITQQALSSAIRQLERDLGVELFSRAQRSLQLTDAGHELYTGAKPLLAGIRVLANATRNLSDPQRAFVIGHSPAISGEEVYRIIEPAVTADPTVSITVRQVFPSTMRDGLLDGSLDLALRRGIDMPADLATDTLLYQPLRIAVVQSHPLAAQECVNIAEIAEYPIVVWAPPRHSFYTDLLVSHCRRSGFEPRLLVNPVQGTPPYTAVLAHPGHCAFVTDDPGQVYHHKVRVIEIVNPPLVPVQAVWLPHSVSTIRTTLFESVQRSAVVSTPARTEDGDTQTTSPRHSHVAHTSDVQ; translated from the coding sequence ATGAGCGGGATAACCGAGGGTAGTTCGCTGGCTGACTTGCTGGATTCCCGGCGATTGTTTCAGTTCGTCGTGGCCGCAGAGGCACCGACGCTGGCGGCTGCCGCGGCGCAGCTATTCATCACCCAGCAGGCGTTGTCATCGGCGATACGCCAACTGGAACGCGATCTCGGCGTCGAGCTGTTTTCGCGCGCGCAACGCAGCCTGCAGCTGACCGACGCCGGCCACGAGCTGTACACCGGCGCAAAACCGCTTCTCGCCGGGATACGCGTGCTCGCCAACGCGACACGTAACCTCTCGGACCCGCAGCGTGCCTTTGTCATCGGGCATTCACCCGCGATCTCGGGCGAAGAGGTCTATCGGATCATCGAGCCTGCCGTGACCGCCGACCCCACGGTGTCGATCACGGTGCGGCAGGTCTTTCCGAGCACCATGCGCGACGGCCTCCTCGACGGGTCCCTGGACCTGGCACTACGTCGCGGAATCGACATGCCCGCCGACTTGGCCACCGATACTCTGCTCTATCAACCACTGCGCATCGCCGTCGTGCAATCCCACCCGCTCGCCGCGCAGGAGTGTGTCAACATTGCCGAAATCGCCGAATACCCCATTGTGGTGTGGGCTCCCCCGCGCCATTCCTTTTACACCGACCTGCTGGTTTCGCACTGCCGCCGAAGCGGTTTCGAGCCCCGCTTGCTGGTCAATCCGGTCCAGGGCACTCCGCCGTACACGGCGGTGCTCGCGCATCCCGGTCACTGCGCGTTCGTCACCGACGACCCTGGGCAGGTCTATCACCACAAGGTGCGGGTGATAGAGATCGTCAATCCCCCATTGGTTCCCGTGCAAGCCGTCTGGCTTCCCCATTCGGTGTCGACCATTCGCACCACACTGTTCGAATCCGTGCAGAGATCAGCTGTTGTCAGCACACCGGCCCGGACGGAAGATGGAGATACCCAGACAACCAGCCCGAGACATTCCCATGTCGCACACACATCGGATGTTCAGTGA
- a CDS encoding ABC transporter ATP-binding protein, with translation MNSTDNNVSQDPVLQLEGIEHQYGSGDAAVRALRGLDLTVNAGEVVLVVGPSGGGKTTALLVMGLLLTPGAGVVRIGGQNVGDLSERERARIRLEKLGFLFQEYNLLNALTSAENVALPLRYAGVSKDDAMSRARRLLTELGLAHRTGHRPPALSGGEKQRVAAARALVARPGLVLADEPTANLDSATGKKVAEQLADAARSQGAAVVIVTHDLRLTDIADRVLHLEDGVLLEKEGQ, from the coding sequence ATGAACAGTACTGACAACAATGTTTCACAGGATCCGGTTCTGCAGCTCGAGGGCATCGAGCATCAGTACGGCTCCGGAGATGCGGCGGTGCGTGCGCTGCGGGGTCTGGACTTGACGGTCAATGCCGGTGAGGTGGTGCTGGTTGTCGGCCCCTCGGGTGGCGGTAAGACCACCGCACTTTTGGTCATGGGGTTGCTGCTGACCCCGGGCGCGGGTGTGGTCAGGATCGGCGGCCAGAACGTGGGTGACCTGAGCGAGCGGGAACGCGCCCGGATCCGTTTGGAGAAGCTGGGATTCCTGTTTCAGGAGTACAACCTGTTGAACGCGTTGACGAGTGCGGAGAATGTGGCTCTGCCGTTGCGTTACGCGGGGGTGAGTAAAGACGACGCGATGTCCCGCGCTCGGCGACTTCTGACCGAGCTCGGATTGGCTCATCGGACCGGCCATCGCCCGCCGGCGCTCTCGGGTGGCGAGAAGCAGCGCGTCGCCGCGGCACGGGCGCTGGTCGCCCGCCCAGGCTTGGTTCTAGCCGATGAACCAACGGCAAATCTGGATTCGGCCACCGGAAAGAAGGTGGCCGAGCAGCTCGCAGATGCCGCCAGAAGCCAAGGGGCAGCAGTGGTGATCGTGACCCACGATCTGCGCCTGACAGATATCGCGGATCGTGTGCTGCACCTCGAAGATGGTGTACTGCTAGAGAAAGAGGGCCAATGA
- a CDS encoding SDR family NAD(P)-dependent oxidoreductase yields MNIDLTGKTALVTGSTQGIGLEIVRQLAASGARAVVNGRSQERVDAAVAEVGLQHGSVVGVAADVSTAEGVDALLAQLPAVDILVNNLGIFGATPAREITDEQWRNYFEVNVLSAVRLIRAYLPGMIDTQWGRVIQIASDSAIVIPQEMIHYGVSKTALLGVTRGFAKDAAGTGVTVNSVIAGPTHTAGVEDFVYQLVDKSLPWDEAQREFMKKHRPQSLLQRLIEPVEIANLVVYLSSPLASATTGAAVRADGGYVDSILP; encoded by the coding sequence GTGAACATCGACCTGACGGGTAAGACAGCGCTAGTAACGGGATCCACACAGGGCATCGGGCTGGAGATTGTCCGGCAGCTCGCGGCTAGCGGAGCGCGCGCCGTGGTCAACGGGCGTTCCCAAGAGCGTGTTGACGCCGCGGTCGCTGAGGTGGGGCTTCAGCACGGCAGCGTTGTCGGGGTGGCGGCTGACGTTTCCACCGCCGAGGGTGTGGATGCGCTTCTCGCGCAGCTGCCAGCGGTGGACATCCTGGTCAATAATCTGGGCATCTTCGGCGCTACACCGGCACGTGAGATCACCGATGAACAGTGGCGGAACTACTTCGAGGTGAATGTGCTTTCCGCGGTGCGCCTCATTCGGGCATACCTGCCGGGGATGATCGATACGCAATGGGGCCGCGTCATTCAGATCGCCAGCGATTCCGCGATCGTCATTCCGCAGGAGATGATCCACTACGGCGTCTCCAAGACTGCGCTGTTGGGAGTGACGCGTGGGTTTGCGAAGGATGCCGCGGGTACAGGTGTCACGGTCAACTCGGTGATCGCTGGTCCCACACATACCGCCGGTGTCGAGGACTTCGTCTATCAGCTCGTCGACAAGTCGCTGCCATGGGATGAGGCGCAGCGCGAATTCATGAAAAAGCACCGACCGCAGTCTCTGTTGCAACGCTTGATCGAGCCGGTGGAGATCGCGAACCTCGTGGTGTATCTGAGTTCCCCGCTGGCATCGGCGACCACCGGCGCCGCGGTACGTGCCGACGGCGGTTACGTGGACTCGATCCTGCCCTAG
- a CDS encoding CGNR zinc finger domain-containing protein, with protein sequence MGTSSSGTIAAVLGEPLPVELMNTIRGGRGDVRDALDSDESVHEWLKVMADRILAESGAHTISFSLEDARVVAADLRALRDALRSLAAEITADPRPATSGVNHIQAVATINALADARAELVWPVDGAPIRAATVHGSQARLAVGLIARQAIDFFGGPPRHQLRACLAPHCVLYFVKEHPRREWCTPKCGNRARVKRHYDRQTAGSS encoded by the coding sequence ATGGGTACCAGCAGCTCCGGCACGATTGCGGCCGTTTTGGGTGAGCCGCTTCCGGTAGAGCTGATGAACACGATTCGTGGTGGTCGTGGTGACGTTCGGGATGCGCTGGACAGCGATGAGTCCGTCCATGAGTGGCTCAAGGTGATGGCAGATCGAATCTTGGCCGAATCGGGTGCGCACACCATTTCCTTCTCGCTGGAAGATGCGCGTGTGGTTGCCGCTGATCTCCGGGCGCTGCGAGATGCGCTACGCAGCCTGGCCGCGGAAATCACAGCGGATCCACGGCCGGCGACGTCCGGGGTGAATCACATCCAGGCTGTCGCGACCATCAATGCACTGGCAGATGCCCGGGCCGAGCTGGTGTGGCCGGTGGACGGGGCGCCGATCCGGGCGGCGACGGTGCACGGATCTCAGGCACGGCTGGCGGTCGGCTTGATCGCGCGTCAGGCTATTGACTTCTTCGGTGGCCCGCCCCGGCATCAGTTGCGAGCCTGCCTGGCCCCGCACTGCGTGCTCTACTTCGTCAAGGAGCATCCCCGGCGGGAATGGTGCACACCGAAGTGCGGCAACCGGGCGAGGGTCAAGCGGCACTATGACCGCCAAACTGCGGGCAGTTCCTAA